The Lonchura striata isolate bLonStr1 chromosome 7, bLonStr1.mat, whole genome shotgun sequence genome window below encodes:
- the LOC110477039 gene encoding vertebrate ancient opsin, which produces MLFTELKLHYYIILFLLLNEGMDAFRVFENGSLLPSYSAPARWDPFHRPLDSIQPWQFRLLAAVMLLVTSLSLAENLAVILVTFKFKQLRQPINYIIVNLSVADLLVSLTGGTISFLTNLKGYFFMGYWACVLEGFAVTFFGIVALWSLALLAFERYIVICRPLRNARLRGKHAALGIVFVWSFSFIWTIPPTTGWSSYTTSKIGTTCEPNWYSGTYADRTYIITFFTTCFIVPLLVILVSYGKLVWKLKKVSYAQGRLGAARRPERQVTRMVVFMIVAFLICWMPYATFSVLVTTYPSIELDPSLAAIPAFFSKTATVYNPVIYVFMNKQVLYALRVSLTLIFCYFVLLYNELFLPTYMLAKKHYNSQHLE; this is translated from the exons ATGTTATTTACAGAGTTGAAACTCCactattacattatattatttttGCTACTGAACGAAGGAATGGATGCATTCAGAGTATTTGAAAATGGGTCACTTTTGCCCAGTTACTCTGCTCCTGCCAGATGGGATCCCTTCCATCGTCCCCTGGACTCCATCCAACCCTGGCAATTCAGGCTTCTGGCAGCAGTAATGTTGTTAGTGACCTCCCTGTCACTTGCTGAGAACCTGGCTGTAATCCTGGTAACTTTTAAGTTCAAGCAATTGAGACAACCTATCAATTATATTATAGTCAATTTGTCTGTGGCTGATTTACTGGTCTCACTGACTGGTGGTACCATCAGCTTTTTAACGAATCtaaaaggttatttttttatGGGATACTGGGCTTGTGTATTGGAAGGATTTGCTGTCACATTTTTTG GCATTGTAGCTCTCTGGTCTCTTGCTCTGCTGGCTTTCGAGCGGTACATTGTGATCTGCCGCCCGCTGAGAAATGCGCGCTTGAGGGGGAAGCATGCAGCTCTAGGTATTGTCTTTGTGTGGAGTTTTTCCTTCATTTGGACCATTCCACCAACAACTGGTTGGAGCAGTTACACTACCAGTAAGATTGGGACTACTTGTGAGCCTAACTG GTACTCAGGAACTTATGCTGACCGTACATACATTATTACATTCTTCACCACCTGTTTTATAGTACCCTTATTGGTGATTTTGGTATCCTATGGAAAATTGGTGTGGAAGTTAAAAAAG GTGTCATATGCACAAGGCAGGCTCGGGGCTGCCAGGAGACCTGAAAGACAAGTGACTAGAATGGTTGTTTTTATGATCGTTGCCTTTCTAATCTGCTGGATGCCATACGCTACCTTTTCTGTCCTAGTCACCACATATCCCTCCATTGAGCTGGATCCTAGTCTGGCAGCAATTCCAGCCTTCTTTTCCAAAACAGCTACAGTTTATAATCCAGTTATTTATGTCTTTATGAACAAACAGGTACTGTATGCTCTCAGAGTGTCTCTAACACTCATATTTTGCTATTTTGTCTTGCTTTATAATGAATTATTTCTACCTACCTATATGTTAGCTAAAAAGCATTACAATAGCCAGCAtttagaatga